In Panthera leo isolate Ple1 chromosome E3, P.leo_Ple1_pat1.1, whole genome shotgun sequence, a genomic segment contains:
- the FBRS gene encoding probable fibrosin-1 — translation METAAAAAPGPGWAAEGERRRRRCSRRDRDREQRRRRGPGGDAPRALLAAPRGSSSSSSPPPPARPWSSASSGERPGGPRRRRPRPRPRPPRPRARKRPAGSGSRGEEEEEEEEGGADDGEAEEEPEEEEEEEEDLIDGFAIASFASLEALQKDASLQPPERLEHRLKHSGKRKRGGSSGATGEPGDSSDREPGRPSGDRARKWPNKRRRKEASSRHSLEAGYICDAESDLDERVSDDDLDPSFTVSTSKASGPHGAFNGNCEAKLSVVPKVSGLERSQEQPPGPDPLLVPFPPKEPPPAPAPRPPVSPPAPLPAAPSLPPPPQPQLQLRVSPFGLRTSPYGSSLDLSTGSSSRPPPKAPAPPVAQPPPSSSSSSSSSSSASSSSAQLTHRPPTPSLPLPLSTHSFPPPGLRPPPPPPHPSLFSPGPTLPPPPPLLQVPGHPGASAANALSEQDLIGQDLNSRYLNAQGGPEVVGAGGSARPLAFQFHQHNHQHQHTHQHTHQHFTPYPPGLLPPHGPHMFEKYPGKMEGLFRHNPYTAFPPAVPGLPPGLPPAVSFGSLQGAFQPKSTNPELPPRLGPVPSGLPQKGTQIPDHFRPPLRKPGKWCAMHVRVAYMILRHQEKMKGDSHKLDFRNDLLPCLPGPYGALPPGQELSHPAASLFTATGAVHAAANPFTAAPGAHGTFLSPSTHIDPFGRPTSFASLAALSNGAFGGLGSPTFNSGAVFAQKESPGAPPAFASPPDPWGRLHRSPLAFPAWVRPPEAARTPGSDKERPVERREPSITKEEKDRDLPFSRPQLRVSPATPKARAGEEGARPAKESVRVKEERKEEAAAAAAAAAAAAAAAAAAAATTGPQGLHLLFERPRPPPFLGPSPPERCAGFLEPTWLAGPPRLARPPRFYEAGEELTGPGAVAAARLYGLEPAHPLLYSRLAPPPPPAAAPGTPHLLSKTPPGALLGAPPPLVPAPRPSSPPRAPGPARADR, via the exons ATGGAGACGGCAGCGGCCGCGGCTCCGGGCCCGGGCTGGGCCGCTGAgggggagcggcggcggcggcgctgctCGCGCCGAGACCGAGACCGGGAGCAGCGGCGCCGCCGAGGTCCCGGCGGCGACGCGCCCCGGGCCCTGTTGGCCGCCCCGCGCGGCTCCTCGTCGTCCTCGTCGCCGCCACCGCCGGCCAGGCCTTGGTCGTCAGCCTCGTCTGGAGAGCGGCCCGGAGGCCCGAGACGACGGCGGCCCCGTCCCAGGCCTCGGCCCCCGCGACCCCGAGCTCGGAAGCGGCCTGCCGGCTCGGGCAGCCgcggggaggaagaggaggaggaggaggaggggggcgcAGACGACGGGGAGGCCGAGGAGGagcctgaggaggaggaagaagaagaggaggactTGATCGATGGCTTCGCCATCGCCAGCTTCGCCAGCCTTGAGGCCTTGCAG aAGGATGCATCTCTTCAGCCCCCAGAGCGACTGGAACATCGGCTGAAGCATTCTGGGAAGCGGAAGAGGGGGGGCTCCAGTGGGGCCACTGGGGAGCCAGGGGACAGCTCTGATCGGGAGCCTGGCCGGCCCTCTGGGGATCGGGCCCGAAAATGGCCCAATAAACGGAGAAGGAAAGAG GCCTCCTCCCGTCATTCTCTGGAAGCTggatacata tgCGATGCAGAAAGCGATCTGGacgagagg GTCTCCGATGATGACCTCGATCCATCCTTTACTGTCTCAACCAGCAAAG CCTCGGGCCCCCACGGCGCCTTCAATGGGAACTGTGAAGCAAAACTCTCCGTAGTCCCTAAAGTGTCGGGCCTGGAGCGGAGCCAGGAACAGCCCCCAGGGCCCGACCCGCTGCTAGTGCCTTTCCCCCCGAAGGAACCACCGCCTGCACCGGCCCCTCGGCCTCCTGTCTcaccccctgcacccctgccGGCCGCCCCCagtctgccacccccaccccagccccagctgcagCTTCGGGTCTCGCCCTTCGGCCTCCGCACTTCTCCCTATGGCAGCAGCCTGGACCTCAGCACTGGCAG CTCTTCACGGCCGCCCCCCAAGGCCCCGGCCCCTCCCGTGGCTCAGCCTCCCCCCTCATCATCCTCttcgtcctcttcctcctcatctgcCTCCTCCTCGTCCGCGCAGCTCACCCACCGGCCCCCGACGCCCTCACTGCCCCTGCCTTTGTCCACCCACAGCTTTCCCCCCCCTGGGCTGcggccccccccaccacccccccacccctccttgttctcccctggccccaccctgcccccacccccacccctgctgcagGTGCCAGGGCACCCTGGGGCCTCAGCCGCTAACGCCCTTTCTG agCAGGACCTGATCGGCCAGGACCTGAACTCTCGCTACCTGAATGCCCAGGGTGGCCCcgaggtggtgggggcagggggctccgCCCGGCCCCTGGCCTTCCAGTTCCACCAGCACAACCACCAGCACCAGCACACCCACCAGCACACCCACCAGCACTTCACCCCTTATCCCCCGGGCCTGCTGCCACCCCATGGCCCCCACATG TTTGAGAAATATCCAGGAAAGATGGAAGGCCTTTTCCGGCataat CCGTACACGGCCTTCCCTCCCGCAGTGCCCGGCCTCCCTCCGGGCCTCCCGCCGGCTGTCTCCTTTGGCTCCCTGCAGGGGGCCTTCCAGCCCAAG AGCACGAACCCCGAGCTGCCACCACGACTGGGGCCAGTGCCGAGCGGGCTTCCCCAAAAGGGGACACAG ATCCCCGACCATTTCCGGCCACCTTTGAGG AAACCAGGGAAGTGGTGTGCCATGCACGTGCGCGTGGCTTACATGATCCTGAGACACCAGGAAAAGATGAAG GGCGACTCCCACAAGCTTGACTTTCGGAACGACCTCCTGCCCTGCCTTCCGGGGCCCTATGGGGCCCTGCCCCCTGGGCAGGAGCTCTCCCACCCGGCCGCCTCCCTCTTCACTGCGACTG gTGCCGTCCACGCTGCAGCCAACCCTTTCACCGCAGCTCCCGGGGCCCACGGAACCTTTCTGAGCCCCAGCACCCACATTG ATCCCTTTGGGCGTCCCACAAGCTTCGCCTCTTTGGCTGCCCTCTCCAACGGGGCCTTTGGAGGCCTGGGCAGCCCCACATTCA ACTCCGGCGCCGTCTTTGCCCAGAAAGAAAGCCCAGGGGCTCCACCAGCCTTCGCCTCCCCGCCAGACCCATGGGGCCGCCTGCACCGCAGTCCTCTGGCCTTTCCTGCCTGGGTCCGGCCCCCTGAGGCCGCCCGGACTCCAGGCTCAGACAAGGAGCGGCCTGTGGAGCGGAGAGAGCCCTCTATCaccaaggaggagaaagacag GGACCTCCCCTTCTCACGGCCCCAGCTCCGAGTTTCTCCTGCTACTCCCAAGGCCAGGGCTGGCGAGGAAGGGGCCAGACCGGCCAAGGAATCAGTGCGGGTAAAGGAAGAACGGAAGGAggaggccgccgccgccgccgctgccgccgccgccgccgccgctgccgccgccgccgccgccgccaccaccggGCCTCAGGGCCTTCACCTACTGTTTGAGAGGCCCCGGCCACCCCCTTTTCTGGGCCCTAGTCCCCCAGAGCGCTGCGCTGGCTTTCTGGAGCCAACCTGGTTGGCAGGGCCCCCTCGCCTTGCTAGGCCACCCCGCTTCTATGAGGCTGGCGAGGAGCTGACTGGACCAGGGGCTGTGGCTGCCGCCCGCCTCTACGGTCTGGAGCCTGCCCACCCCCTGCTATACAGCCGCTTGGCCCCGCCACCGCCACCTGCTGCGGCCCCGGGAACCCCTCACCTTCTCAGCAAGACCCCCCCAGGAGCCCTTTTGGGGGCACCACCTCCACTTGTGCCCGCCCCCCGGCCTAGTTCCCCACCTAGGGCCCCTGGCCCAGCCCGGGCTGACaggtga